The DNA window GATCATTCATGCAGATGCGAAGATCAGTAATATTCTTTTTGATCAGAACCATGATCCAATGGCTGTAATTGATTTAGATACTATAATGATTTCTACTATTCTGTATGATTTTGGAACTATGATTCAGTCGTATACCAATACTACTAATGAAGATGACGGAACAGCAAAAGATAATTTTAATCCCAATATTTTTAAGTCTGTGAAGGAGGGCTTTTTATTTCATTTAAAGGATCAACTGACTTATGAAGAGTTTGAAAATCTCGATTATGCAGCCCAGGTTGCCATATATATCCAGGGACTCCGTTTCCTTACGGATTATTTAAACGGGAGTACCTATTACTCCATAAAATATCCCGAGCATAATCTTGACAGAACGAAAAATCAGTTGGAGCTGTTGAAGGGATTAAGAACTTATTTGAAGTGTGATTAAGTTACACAATAATCTGACTGATTTGCAAGAAACTAAATTGTTTTAAAATTTTTGTTCTTTTTTGAAAGGTTCTCCATACACTTTTCTTCATTTCATTACGAAAAATACTCGAACTGACGGTAAATCAATATTTGCAGGTACATAAAATTGCAGGTACATAAAAGTTGAATAGGACAACGTCACTTCGAGTAGATTTTGAAAAAATCGTATCGAGAAGTTTTTAAATACTAATTACCTTGCTAATGAAAAACTTGATTTCTATATTGTGCATACTTTGAGAAAGATAAAATACAATCAAAATCAGCGTTATCTGCTTGATTCGCGAGAAGCTAATAATCTACTCTAAAAACTCCAGGATTCTCACCCAGTCTTCCAGTTTCTTCTCATATGAAACGGTATGCAGAGGACTTGTTGAAGGAAGTAAGATAATGGGAAGTTTATAATCTTTTCCTAAAGCTTTTTGCAGGTTTTTATACGATTTCCCGCCATTACAAAAAATCACTTTTACATTAGGATATTCTTCCAGAAGCTCTGCAATCTGATTAGCTTCTTCATTTCTGATTTCGGAGTCAAGGCTGCCTTTTCTTTCGCAGGAATCGATAACATCCCAAAGTGCAATGTGATGTTTCTTTAGCGTCTCCATTCTTTTTGTATAATCTTCTGTAAAATCCTCACCGAATAGTTCAAAGATGATCTTCCAGAATTTATTTTGCGGGTGGGCATAATACTGTTGCATTTCTAAAGACTTCACACCGGGAATAGAACCTAAAATTAGAATTTCAGACTGAATATCAATAAGCGGAGGAAATGAGGAAATACGGTTTTGCATGGTTCAAATATATAAAATTTGGCTAAAGCCGTTGAATACTTTACAATAAAAAAACGGGCTAAAGCCCGTTTCTATTGATATTTTATTTTTTATAAAGTCTCTTTCAACCAATCAAAGAATTCTCTTTGCCATACCAATCCGTTTTGTGGATGAAGTACCCAGTGGTTTTCGTTAGGGAAATATACTAATTTAGTTTTAAGACCTCTCAATTTTGCAGCCTGGAAAGCTTCCTGTCCTTGTTCATAGGGAACACGGTAATCTATCCCACCCTGGAAGATCATAATTGGTTTATTCCATTTTTCAACAAAGTTACTAGGGTTGAATTCGGTATATGCTTTTGGCATAGGTTTTTCCCATGGAGAACCCAGATCCCAATTAGCGAACCAAAGCTCTTCTGTTGTTAGATACCAAGATTTCATATCAAACAATCCATCATGAGCAATAAATGTTTTGAATCTGTTATCATGAATTCCAGCCAGCATGAATACACTGTATCCGCCATAACTTGCTCCTACAGCTGCAACTCTTTCTCCATCTACATAGGGTAAAGATTTAGCATAATCTGTAGCTGCCAAATAGTCTCTCATTGGCTGTCCACCCCAATCTTTAGAAATCTCCTCATTCCATTTCGTTCCCCATCCTGGCATTCCTCTCCTGTTTGGTGCAACCACAATATATCCATTTGCTGTCATTAGGGCAAAGTTCCATCTTACACTGAAAAATTGTGTCAATGCAGATTGAGGTCCTCCCTGGCAATATACTAGTGTTGGATATTTTTTATTAGGATCGAAGTTTGGTGGATAATGGAACCATACACCCATTTCTTTTCCATCTGTCGTCTTTACCATTTTCAATTCAGATTTTCCCTGAGCTAATTTTGCATAGGTATCTTTATTAGCTTCTGTGATCTGCTTCATTTCTCCGTTTTTAACGTTTACAGAGAATATATCTGTAGCATGGTTTACATCAGTTCTTCCTACTAAAAGTGTATTTTTAGTATCTGCAAAAATTTCATTCACATCAAAATCACCTTTTGTGATCTGTTGCACTTTTGCATTTTTAGGATCTATAGAAAATAACTGTTTTGTTCCTCTAAACGCTGCAGTAAAATAAATCGTTTTGGAATCTCCACCCCAGAAAACATCTCCAGAAACACTTTCATCCCAACCTTTTGTAAGGTTTTCTATTTTCCCGGACTTCCAGTCCATGATTTTTATATCATTTTTATCGGCTTCATATCCATCTCTTTCCATACTTTGCCAAACCAATGATTTCCCGTCAGGACTGAATTTTGGATTAACATCATAACCTTTATTTGTCTCTGTTAGGTTCTTTGTAGAACCAGAAGCTACATCATAGGCAAAGATATCTGTATTGGTACTTGTTGAATATTCTTTTCCACTTTTTGGCTTAGTAACATACAATAGCTGTAAGGAATCCGGGCTCCAGATAAAATCTTCAGTCCCCCCGAAAGGTCTCTGCGGAGAATCCCAGGTCTTTCCTTCCAATAAGTCTTTTGATGATTCCACTTTATCTGAAGTATTGACTACAAAAACATGGTTATATTTCCCTTCATTGTAGTAGTCCCAGTGTCTATGGTTCAAATCTGTATAAACCTGTGCCGTGGTTTTTGGGGTATCACTATATTTATCTTTCCCCATTACTTTCTCAACCAAAACCTGTTTGCTGAAAGCTATTCTCTTTCCATCAGGAGAAATTACAATATTATCAGCTTCTCCGATCGTATAAAATTCTGTCCAGGTTTTCCCATTGTCTTTAGAAAGAAAGATTTTATCTCCTTCCTGTGCGTAGATCCCATTCTTATCCCACTGAATAAGTGATTTTTTACCAAGGTCTATTTTTGAAGACTGATTATTAAGAACATTAAGAAAATAGTTCTCATTTTTCGTTTTTTCTGTTTTTAGATCTACCTGTCCTACTTTGTAAATAAGAGAAGACTGATCCGGTGAAACGGCCTGTACTCCCACTTTTTTCAAAGTCCAAAGAATTTCAGGTGTCATTAACTGTTGTGCATTCATTAAAAGTGGGGCTGCTAAAGCCAGCAGACTGTACTTAAGTTTCATAAATTCCTGTTTAAATCAAAGATTGCCAAAGGTATGTAAATGTGTTTAAAATTCAAATTAAAGAAGTAGTTATAATTTGTATTTAATTAATTTTACGTTTAACTATTAAAAACTAATTATCATGAAAAAAATTTTACTTATTACGTTATTCTTTTCATCTTTTTTTCTTTTCTCACAAATAAATATGATTCCTGGAGGTACCCATTATAACGACACCTATCAGGTAACAGTTTATGGAAATGGAACAATTTACTACACTACAGATGGTACTACTCCTACATTGAGCTCCAATTCCGGGGTTAATAGTTTGTCGATTACAATCGATCAGAATAAAGAAATTAAAGCATTTTTAGTGAACGGACAAGGAAGTACTTCAGCTATATTCACCAGAAAATATTACACTGGAGTGATCCCGACAGCAAATATTTATTTTAAAGTTCCTTCAAGTTGGACAAACGGAAGTTGCGCAATGATCGATATGGTAAATCCTAATTCAGTTAACGGTTTTGTTATTGATAATATCTGGCCTGGATTTCCAATGATCAACACAGGATGCGAAGGCTGGTATAAGCTCATAAGAAATTTCGAAAATGCCAATGTAAGTTTCAATAATTGCACTCCATTTTCAAATATCCCTACCAGTATCAGCACCAATGTAATTCCAGTGGGAAGTACGATATATTACGATTTTACCAATGGTGAAATTAGCAATCCTCCTTCGTGTCTCTTTTTAAATACCGATGAAACCAAAGAAAAGAATATTACGCTGGTAAAAGTTTACCCAAATCCGGTTTTTGATGTTTTAAAAATCAACAGCATTAAAGATTTTAAAGACTATGAAATTATAGATACCAGTGGAAAAGTGATATCTAAACATCAGATTTCTACCAACGAAATCTCTATCAGTCATTTAACCTCAGGAAATTATTTTATAAAATTAAAAGATCAGCAAGGAAATGTCATTTTCTTAAAATTCATCAAAAAATAAAATAAAAATCCGTCAGTTAAAAACTAACGGATTTTATTCTGATATGGCTATATTCTATGGCTTAATCACCATCTGAGAACATAGAGTTTGCCAGAGAGGTAATAAGAGAAAGGGCAATACTGAAAATAAGTGCCCACCAGAAACCGTCTACTACCATACTGTCTATGAAATAATCAGCAAGCAGGATGATTAATGCATTAATTACCAAAGCAAACAATCCTAACGTAATGATTGTTAATGGAAGTCCCAAAAGACTTAAAACTGGTTTTACGATCAGGTTTAAAAGACCTAAAACAATGGCGAAAATAATCGCAGTTGAAAAACCTTCAAAATGTACTCCCGGTAAAATTTTTGTTAAAAGGAACGCAACGATTGCAGTTACCAGTAATCGGATAATTAAGTTCATATGATTATTTTTAATAGTTCCTAAATACTTATCAAAACTCATTCCATATAGTTCTCTCAGGACTATTGATAAAAGCTTTTGTAATTAAAATTAAAAAATATATGCTCTAATATTTCTGTTTTCAATGATATAGGGAAAACATCTATTTTTTAAAAATGGGTATTTCCCCTTTTATTTTATAGGATTGAAATCTGGAACTTTACTTCAATGAAATACTAAAAACACTGAACCAACAAAAATTATTAACCCAATCATTTAAAATTTCACATCATGGAAGCTCCAGAACCAACCAATCTTGCCAAAGGCACACGAGTGAGTGCAGGCGAAGCCAGTCTTTGGCATATTCACGAAGAACATATAAAATATGGCTCTATTCAGGAAACAAGAGTTAATTTACGTGGCAGGACTCTTATAAAAATAATGGAAAAGCTAGCTGAAAACGCTGGAATTAATGGTCCTTATATTCGGTCTCAAAGACAGATTGAAACTTATCAGGAATGTATCGATTATATTAATGAACATTATGATTAATCAATTTTTAAAATGATGAAATTGCCTAAGGAATACTTAGGCAATTTGTTTAAATCAACACCTACACGCTTATATTAGCAAAAGTTTATTTTCCAGAAAGTATAAAGGCTCTATAGATCAGTTCAGTATTCATTACAATCGTTTGTTCCGGGGATGATTAGGAGTGTTATAATTTAGCACACAAAATAAATATTCCTTTTTCATATCTACAGAGTATGCGGTTTACAAAAAAGAAAACCTCGAGGACGAATGGGATATGGGGCATGTTTAATCCTGTTGGAAATAATGCTTACCTGTGGTTCTCTGTTCAGGCTTATTCTTTCTAGGATTCCAGATTATTTAAGTCTCATCATAGTAACCAATGAAGTGGCTACATGACTTTCAGAATTCTCACTCTCATCAATTGCATAGATTTCTGTTCTTATAACACTTATCTTACCTCCACCTTTTACTACATAAGATTTTGAAACCAATGCATCACCCATCGCCGGTCGTAAATAATTAACTTTAAGCTCTATTGTTACCACGTAGCAATCTTCTTTATAATTACTCACTGCAGCATAGCCAGAAGAGACATCTACTAAAGAAGCAATCATTGCTCCATTGAACATTCCCGCTTTCCTGGTCATCATTTCCATC is part of the Chryseobacterium paludis genome and encodes:
- a CDS encoding DNA-deoxyinosine glycosylase — protein: MQNRISSFPPLIDIQSEILILGSIPGVKSLEMQQYYAHPQNKFWKIIFELFGEDFTEDYTKRMETLKKHHIALWDVIDSCERKGSLDSEIRNEEANQIAELLEEYPNVKVIFCNGGKSYKNLQKALGKDYKLPIILLPSTSPLHTVSYEKKLEDWVRILEFLE
- a CDS encoding phage holin family protein encodes the protein MNLIIRLLVTAIVAFLLTKILPGVHFEGFSTAIIFAIVLGLLNLIVKPVLSLLGLPLTIITLGLFALVINALIILLADYFIDSMVVDGFWWALIFSIALSLITSLANSMFSDGD
- a CDS encoding T9SS type A sorting domain-containing protein, encoding MKKILLITLFFSSFFLFSQINMIPGGTHYNDTYQVTVYGNGTIYYTTDGTTPTLSSNSGVNSLSITIDQNKEIKAFLVNGQGSTSAIFTRKYYTGVIPTANIYFKVPSSWTNGSCAMIDMVNPNSVNGFVIDNIWPGFPMINTGCEGWYKLIRNFENANVSFNNCTPFSNIPTSISTNVIPVGSTIYYDFTNGEISNPPSCLFLNTDETKEKNITLVKVYPNPVFDVLKINSIKDFKDYEIIDTSGKVISKHQISTNEISISHLTSGNYFIKLKDQQGNVIFLKFIKK
- a CDS encoding S9 family peptidase, with the protein product MKLKYSLLALAAPLLMNAQQLMTPEILWTLKKVGVQAVSPDQSSLIYKVGQVDLKTEKTKNENYFLNVLNNQSSKIDLGKKSLIQWDKNGIYAQEGDKIFLSKDNGKTWTEFYTIGEADNIVISPDGKRIAFSKQVLVEKVMGKDKYSDTPKTTAQVYTDLNHRHWDYYNEGKYNHVFVVNTSDKVESSKDLLEGKTWDSPQRPFGGTEDFIWSPDSLQLLYVTKPKSGKEYSTSTNTDIFAYDVASGSTKNLTETNKGYDVNPKFSPDGKSLVWQSMERDGYEADKNDIKIMDWKSGKIENLTKGWDESVSGDVFWGGDSKTIYFTAAFRGTKQLFSIDPKNAKVQQITKGDFDVNEIFADTKNTLLVGRTDVNHATDIFSVNVKNGEMKQITEANKDTYAKLAQGKSELKMVKTTDGKEMGVWFHYPPNFDPNKKYPTLVYCQGGPQSALTQFFSVRWNFALMTANGYIVVAPNRRGMPGWGTKWNEEISKDWGGQPMRDYLAATDYAKSLPYVDGERVAAVGASYGGYSVFMLAGIHDNRFKTFIAHDGLFDMKSWYLTTEELWFANWDLGSPWEKPMPKAYTEFNPSNFVEKWNKPIMIFQGGIDYRVPYEQGQEAFQAAKLRGLKTKLVYFPNENHWVLHPQNGLVWQREFFDWLKETL
- a CDS encoding PaaI family thioesterase translates to MTPEKRQLITDSFNRSETLKFYKAELLEVETDFVSIKIPKMEMMTRKAGMFNGAMIASLVDVSSGYAAVSNYKEDCYVVTIELKVNYLRPAMGDALVSKSYVVKGGGKISVIRTEIYAIDESENSESHVATSLVTMMRLK